DNA sequence from the Mangifera indica cultivar Alphonso chromosome 18, CATAS_Mindica_2.1, whole genome shotgun sequence genome:
GAGATTTTCGTTCATGGTTGTTTGTACTAGATACTGAGGAATTCTTTCTCCAAAAGATTCCTTTTTCAAAGACTAATTGACATTTAGaaatcataagaaaaatatcttttaatattgAACCAAGAACCAACAAACCAACATCTTATCAATCTTTTTCCATGTTGTATACTTAAGGTTGGTGATTTTTACCATTACAGCTAAAGAGCTAGCATCTCTTGATCTCTCGTGAACAAATGGAGCAAGTTACGCCAAAAGTATGATTAAATGTTTCTCTAAATCATGATTAGCAACAGTTAAGAGTGCTTGAAACTTCCAGAATGAATAGTTGGATCTTGTTAACTTTGGCAAAGTGATTTGCAGGTTGGATGAAGAGATCAATAGATTAGGGatcattttctaaaaattagggtttatagGATTAGTTGATGTATCGACTATTCATTCAGGAAAAAATGAGGAATCAAAGGTTGGAACTTAAGTATTAGCCATCATTAACGTTTGTTAGATGACTCTAATACCATGAACGAAGATTGAGATCACTGAatcaagaaacaaagaaaaacgTTTAAGAAAATGTTAAGCAACAAGGAGAGAAAATACACAATGATTAGATTGTATTACTTCAATCGACTTAAATTAAACTAACTTTGGTTGAGCTACATATACATTTATCAGTGCATTGCAAGCCACGTGTTATACATGGCAttttacatttttgccctttAACTTTTACAACTATACCAATACTAAAGACCCTATTTTGGAGATTTTGTTTTGGTAAGGAGAAAGTGTGGGTATATAAGGGTGAAGATAAGTGTGAGATAATGTGTCAACCCTTAAAGCTGCCCAATATCACTTAATGGATCCCTTCTTCATTGGAAagcaaaaatcacaaaatttaaGTTGGCTTGAAACAAATTCTCCAAAAGGAAAGTATCTCTCTATTTTCCTTTTGGTATTGCAGGAATTTTGTAGACAAGAAGAATGAATTAATGTCGACATCACTTGTATATCCTTATATTCTCGACACAATTTCATATCCTTGTGAAGACTTAGAAGCACATCTTTGTTACTTGTGATTTGTCTTTTGTTCTTCTACATAAATCCTAAGGTAACATTCAGAAGCATGTGTTTTGCCAAAAAGAGAAATGATTATTCGAAGCAATGTCAGCTTCTCCACTTATTCATCTTATTCACATAACTTATCCACTCAATTTCTATTCTCTTATCATCTACGCAAAATTTGGATTCTAgcgtttttcaacctttagttttaatgcaaagacTCTTATGTACTTTCAAAATGGTTCTAAGATCTATATAAATCATGGACTTGTTGAAGTTTCTAACTTAGAACCATTTCTTTTCTATATGAATGAAGCACCTTTATTCAATTAACTAGTGTTTACAAGATCATAGTTATCATGCTCAAATGGGTTAAACGTTCAAGTTAAGCAAAAATACATTTAAGCAGAAATATTTGTTCAAATCAAGAAAATCACAATTGATTCTATCTATTTCACTCAAAAACAATACAACTAGAAAGCTTCAATCTCATATTCAtgttatcttaatttttattgcaaaaacaaataaatttaatgttaatagAAGAAAGATTAACAATATACTAACTTTTTCCCCTTTTTAGCAAGAAAAATCCATAGGttcaataagaaaattcaaCGAAAAATTGGATATATGCAACGAGTTGTGTATGCTAAGACAAGTTTATATGAGATAATCGTGTGTAATTATAATCTATTGGTCATGCTCGTATAGCCATGAAGAATTGGTCATTTACCATAAGCCCCtcaaattaagataattttattgattacttgcttttgtttttttagagAACAAGGATGGATTTATCCTtgcaaaatagtaattttattaattgatcgcttttttttttttaaagagaacAATGATGGATTTATCCTTTGCAAAATGGTGAAACATTCACACCAATTTAATGAAATATCAAAACATGAAGAATGATTTGTTTagataaatttctttttttttttaatgactatCCTTATTTGAACAATTACtatatcagataaattaaatgtgtaattttaatataacttCGTTGAGTCTTGAACTCAAACctctttatttgaaaatttcaagtaCTTTTGGTAGTTATTAGTAATTTTGAAGAAATGGACAATGAgttggaaaaatatttttaatgtgtcTCGTCTCAGATAGCCCTCTAGGCAAAGATTATAAATTCTACTGTATTTAAAGAAAGTGGAAATGGGTCACTGGTCGAACGGTTGGTTGGTTTCTCTTTGACTGGCCTCCAATTTGTGTCTTTCAATATATTATAGTCAAACGGTTGGTTGACTAGAATAGAGTTACATGgcacatgaaaaaataaaatttggttagAGCTTAGAGCTTAGAGCTCACTCATGGCATTGTATTCTTTTAAGATCGCTTTCTGAGCTTAATTAATCTTCTGGTGCTGCAAGTAGCAACCGAAAAGAGCCTGTGCGGTGCAACTCGAACTCCTCATTCCAtctcaactcaaatttgaacttaagtagatcaatttgaatctattcctattgtataaattttaatgtaGGTATGAAGTAGGAACTTACTAGAAAGCTCATTTGTTAACACGCTTCTACTTCGATTTAGGCCGTAATGTATATGATAAATTGATAAATCATCAAGGGCATATGACCTTAGGTTAGGAGAGCAATACTGCTGAGTAAAGATATTCTAGGTTTTGTATCCAAACAAGAGTGAAGCTGCTTTGGTAAACCTTGCAAATTAATATTAAGATGATTTATACCCAATAAAAACACGATGAGGCGACACTAAATCAGGGGTATAAAGAACACATTCTCCCATTTGCACATTAAACAAAGGATTTCAACCCCTGTACACCTAAAATTTGGACCTAAAACAACATATATTTCCAACCCACAAACAGAAGAAAAGAGGATTACTCAAAAATCATTACcaaaaatgatttaaaagatTCATACAAGtactttgatgaaacattaAGTCATTTAACACCAAACAGTAATTAATGCAAAGGAAGAACAGTTCAAAATTGTactgataaataaaaaaaaaaagatccaTTTTTAACTTCATTCCTACCTTGACTAAAGAAAACAGTAGCAGCCAGCACTCATCAAATGGTATCTAAAGCAGAAAATTGTATCATAGAACTTATGCAGCAGCTTGAGCAGCCTGTCTCTTCCTAGCCTCCTCAATGATAGACAACTTGATACCCTTGCCCTTTGGAAGTGATACCCATGGTTTTGTTCCCTTACCAATGGTAAACACATTGCCAAGACGAGTTGCAAACTCATGGCCAGTGGCATCTTGAATATGGATGGTCTCAAAGCTGCCCTTATGCTTCTCCCTGTTCTTGATTACTCCAACACGACCTCTATTCCTTCCTCCAGTAACCATGACAACATTACCAAcatcaaatttgataaagtCTGTGATCTTTTGGGTCTCTAGGTCGAGCTTGATGGTGTCATTAGCCTTGATGAGTGGATCCGGGTAGCGGATGGTACGTCCATCATAGGTGTTCAGGTATGGAATACCTTTCTGTCCAAACTGAACAGATCTGACTTTGCAAAGCTTGAACTGCAATAACACAAAGAACACAGGAATTGCATGAGAAACTCAAGTTAACATTCAACTTGTACTACACTACAAAAATCATGCAGAGAGAAAAAAGTATAATGAATAATAGGTATATGCTATCATTCAAAATATgttgtataaaataaaaatggaacATTAGTGAAGCAAAAATAATACAGATGTTATAAACTTACTTTTGCTTCATCATCCCTAAGAGAGTGTAGACGGAAGCGACCCTTGGTGTCATAAAGGAGTCGGAAGTTCTCATTTGTCTTGGGAATAGACACAACATCTGTTAAAGATTGAGAGATACAGGAAGTTAAATTCTTAGTAATTTTAACAAACAAACCCAACCAAGAAAAGTCCATGCAAATACTAGAAACTACACTTTTACCCTGTAActaaataatatgtatctttAAGCTACAAAGATGAAGTGCACATACCCATGAATCCAGCAGGGTAGGTCTTATCTGTCCTAACTTTTCCATCAACAAGAACATGACGTTGCATGAGGATAGCAATAACTTCACGGTATGTCAAAGCATACTTCAATCTGTTTCGCAGGATGAGGATCAATGGTAAGCATTCCCTGGACTTGTGCGGTCCAGATGATGGCTTGGGTGCCTGGAAAACAGACAATTATGAAGACTCAACAAAAGTAGACACATCAAGCAACACAAAAGAAtttatgaaaagaaaaccattaaGAGAACCAGTACAGAAAAAAGCAAATGAATGAAGATGAGAAACATACGAATGCACCGCCAAGCTTGTCAAGCATCCAATGCTTGGGGGCATTGAGCCTCTTCAAGTGTTTCTTCAATCCTCTAGCCTGCATAAAAAATACAAGAGTTTCAGCaccaaaaaacaatattatagaaaaatcaGACACCCTCCTCCATAATAATCAAGTAAACAATAACAAACTGTCAATAAATAACAACCAAAAACAGTCAGAAGGCCGCATCAGAATGTCCAAGtcagttttaaatatttcagTTCACGTTCTCACAAATACTATGAGTAGATCACCACAAGAACGATGAAGCATTCTAATGGTAACACCCCACCTCTCGAAACTGAACCTTGGAAAAAACATAACAGCTTCCATGCAAACATTAGGCTAGATCCCACCATCAAAATGTCCATACTTTTCAACTAAACCTATCCAACACTCTCCAGGACAGTAATTGTTGCAAGGAATCGATGCAATTTTTCCTTAAACAAATCATGTCAAATGCTCCACAGATAATAAGCTTCTCTAAGACCCCTGAAAACATACAGAATTTAAGCAGCCACTCTAAACCCATATATCTAATAGCTAATCTAATAGAACCAACATACAAACGTCTTTCAGTTCTAAGAATTAATAAACATCAAACATTAACACTCATAGGTTTCTCAAACAAGTGAAATACACAAAAGCGTATCGTATATTGAAGTACCCAACAGAAGATAAGAACACAGAAAAGAAAGCATCAAAAGTGAGAGACAGTGTAGGTCCAGACTAACCATTTTCTGGGAAAGTTGAAGCTGAGGCCTCGCTGCTGCGGCTGGTTCTCTGGCTCTGTTAGAGGTTTTTAGAAGGTGATCGAACCCTAGTTTATCTATTTATAACACATTGGGTACTTTAGGGTTTTTATCGTTCTATCATATTAATCATGTCGGGTAGGGCTGTAATCTAGGCTTTAAATGGGTCAGTGATAAATATTCTGGGCCGGCCCATGATCCTCTTGCTTCCTTTTTAAATTTACGTAGGATTCCTGGTGGCCTAAATAATGTTGGTCTGAAATTTATAAGATATAATAATGAgtattttaatgatatattataatataattaaattttattttatttttaattataaattatttaaagatataataatatattattataaatatataaatttatatttagagTGTTACTCcataaattttaacagaagatTACCTTCTAAAATATTTGGGACCAATTTTTTTCATAGAAGACTAAATTATGGAGTTGCATTACTTTTCAAACTAAACCGATCACTCCTGTAAGGGTTAAATTCGATCCAAACCGAacctaaacaaaatttaacttaCGATTAATGAGTTAAAACTTAAAttccatttgaaaaaaaattattttgaatttaatgagAATAATACATAGCTTTCATAGATTGATATAGATGGAACGTGATATTAAAACgttagaaataatattttaaataattcattgaCATTTTTTCCGGTAGAGTTAGAACATTTGGTTTAATAGGGTTTATCTGTTACTATCAAAGTTATTAAATGTCAAAGAGTGTTTAAGAACTCGGATCAAATTAATTGGTTCAATCAAAGCCAATGAATCTTGTAAAAAATACGCATGACATACTATTAAACCAAACCATATTTCTGATtgattgaatatatttttaatacttttttaaaCCTTTCACTAATCCAATTGGAACAGATTTAGACCGGTCCCTTGAATGGGTCGAATCCCTATCCCGGTTTGAAAACACACCCCTTAcatttaaatgaataataaccCAATGACAAGTGTAGatagaaaaactaaaattctttCAACCCAAAATTAACTTGTGTCCAAACTGAACATAAGCAGTACTGGATTTCATCCGGAACAAAGCCCAATTTGAAATCAATTCTAATCCAAAAGAAATTGGTTTGAAATCAATTCGAGATCGGCTAAGCTGGTGGAATTGAATACAACCCTTATACCCAAGCTCAATTAGCAGCACTGAAAACAATGTTGATCACTGAATCAAATCAAGACACATACAGAAGAAGACCGCAAGTTTCAGAAGTCTTGCCAACTACATCAATCAAGAATCCTGAACTAATCGGTTCTGATTCTTCTAATCGAGGATGATTGAATGTAATAGAATGATGGCTTCATCAGTTGTTGGTGCCAGTGCCACATCCTCTGTTCatataaacatgaaaaaaacaattagaaaaaaaattgaactgaacGATGTTAGGAGACTGATTGTGTTATATTTTACCTGGAAGCGATGTTGGTAAATGAGAGACAATGTTATCAATGATGCTTGCTCCACCATCCTCTTCTGTCTTCTGTTTTTCATGCTGAGTTTTTTCTACAATTTTTACAGTCTCTTCTTCATTGTTCTTCTCGTTTTGACGTTTTTCTTCATCAGTTTCATTTGGGAGGTGAAAGAAATTTGATAGAACATTCTTGATGAGCCCTCCACTACTAGGACTACTTTCAATATGTTCCTCTGCTCCATACCCTTCATTTCCATTGATATTGACTGGTTGAGTACCTTCTCCTGCTTTCGGGCTCAAAGGAGAGACCAGATTAGAAAGAAGGTGGTTTAACAGCCAACTCCTTTCTCTTCACCTTTGCCTTCATCCACTGCTGCTTTCTGCTCATTATCATCTTCCTTTTTGTGGTTGTCAGCCTGTTCAGCTTCTTCAATCTCAGCTATAATTGAACTGGGATTTTCTGGATGCAACAAGTTCTCACCTCCTATAACAATATCTTCCATCTTTTTACGGGATTTTCTTTAGTTGGAAGCGTAGAATTATTTACGTTAGCCAGGGCCGTGGGATAAGCGTCTAAATTCAAAGGTCGGTTTAATGGGAAGCTATAGGTTTACTACACGTACTTCATAGTTTCTTGTCTTTAAAGTAAGATCTGCCATTGCAGGCAGGACACATGTCACACCGTGGTCCTGGACTGTAATCTCGAGA
Encoded proteins:
- the LOC123201317 gene encoding 40S ribosomal protein S4-3-like isoform X2, with product MARGLKKHLKRLNAPKHWMLDKLGGAFAPKPSSGPHKSRECLPLILILRNRLKYALTYREVIAILMQRHVLVDGKVRTDKTYPAGFMDVVSIPKTNENFRLLYDTKGRFRLHSLRDDEAKFKLCKVRSVQFGQKGIPYLNTYDGRTIRYPDPLIKANDTIKLDLETQKITDFIKFDVGNVVMVTGGRNRGRVGVIKNREKHKGSFETIHIQDATGHEFATRLGNVFTIGKGTKPWVSLPKGKGIKLSIIEEARKRQAAQAAA
- the LOC123201317 gene encoding 40S ribosomal protein S4-3-like isoform X1 — translated: MQARGLKKHLKRLNAPKHWMLDKLGGAFAPKPSSGPHKSRECLPLILILRNRLKYALTYREVIAILMQRHVLVDGKVRTDKTYPAGFMDVVSIPKTNENFRLLYDTKGRFRLHSLRDDEAKFKLCKVRSVQFGQKGIPYLNTYDGRTIRYPDPLIKANDTIKLDLETQKITDFIKFDVGNVVMVTGGRNRGRVGVIKNREKHKGSFETIHIQDATGHEFATRLGNVFTIGKGTKPWVSLPKGKGIKLSIIEEARKRQAAQAAA